A single Oncorhynchus tshawytscha isolate Ot180627B linkage group LG01, Otsh_v2.0, whole genome shotgun sequence DNA region contains:
- the LOC112244558 gene encoding calmodulin-1, protein MADQLTEEQIAEFKEAFSLFDKDGDGTITTKELGTVMRSLGQNPTEAELQDMINEVDADGNGTIDFPEFLTMMARKMKDTDSEEEIREAFRVFDKDGNGYISAAELRHVMTNLGEKLTDEEVDEMIREADIDGDGQVNYEEFVQMMTAK, encoded by the exons ATG GCTGATCAGCTGACAGAGGAGCAGATTGCCG AGTTCAAAGAGGCTTTCTCGCTCTTTGACAAGGATGGTGATGGCACCATCACCACCAAAGAGCTGGGCACTGTCATGCGCTCCTTGGGCCAAAACCCCACAGAGGCTGAGCTGCAGGACATGATCAACGAGGTGGATGCTGATG GTAATGGAACGATAGACTTCCCAGAGTTCCTGACCATGATGGCGAGGAAGATGAAGGACACAGACAGTGAGGAGGAGATCAGAGAAGCATTCCGCGTCTTCGACAAG GATGGGAACGGTTACATCAGTGCTGCTGAGCTGCGCCACGTGATGACAAACCTTGGGGAGAAGCTGACTGATGAAGAAGTTGATGAGATGATTAGAGAAGCAGACATTGATGGTGATGGCCAGGTCAACTATGAAG AGTTCGTACAAATGATGACAGCGAAGTGA